The segment aaaagacaaagagaaatgacagaatagatgggaaatatataaattgggctgtatatttccacattggggggggggggtaaaggatCTAGACAGTGtaaagtcataaaaaaaatcctacctcataatatcagaataattgtagctaacatgTTATTCATGCAGACCTGCTGTACTCTACCaactttcctaacctaactgATTTTCAAGATAGTGAAAACTGCTTTTCAAGATGATAATGAGATTAGTGAATTCTAGATTAATATGATTTTAGAACTTAATAAAGTGAAAGCTACCAAGGAGCTTGCCTCTCCTTTGAGATTggtaccaaattttttttatgtctgaatTTCATACATTTTGTctgtgcttttttctttttttgatcagACTGACCAAATATAATTATAGTTTAAGAAAAGACAATTGTAGCTAACAtgttattaccttaaatcgcattgtccagcaaaataagaattaaatcctgtagaatccctggttagtgatgatgatgaTTGGACATCTCAACAGCATCCCACTCAGTTCACCATGGCTTTGATGACCATTCTCCATCAATggctcttttaaaggcagcaGTACTGGGGGTAGTGATTGCTTCTTCAATGAACAAACTCCACAAACTCACTATTCTGTTAGTGAAGAAGTTATTGTGTAGTCTAGTGGCAGCTCTCTTCTGATAAAGTTTCCAACTATGCCCCCTAGTTCTGGCAGACCAGTCCAGTTGAAATGGCTTATTTAATGAAGTTAGAATTCAGGAGCTTATGCATCATAATAATATCACCCCTTTTATGTCTGTAGACAAGAGTGGGGAGTTTCAGTTTCTTCAGACAGGATGAGTAGTTTAAGTATTTGTATCCCTCAATTGCTTTTGTAGCATGTTGCTGAACTGCTTCTAACTTCTGCTGGTCACCTTTGTTGAGGGGGCTAAAACACACATGCCAAACTCCAAATTAGGCCTGACCAATGCCTTATATAATTTAGTCATCACCATAGGTGACCTGCTAgtgattgttatttttaaaaaaaattttaaaaatgagatattagtcTGTCTTGATCCATCCATCCCTAACATATGATAAGggcatttctcatttttctttccaaagtggATTGTTCAACATTTATTTACATTGAATTCAAGCCTCCACAAAGTTGCTCACTGGGAAAGTACCCATAGGTCATTCTGCATAGAGCTCTTATTGGGTGTATTGACAGGTCCAATGAGTTTGgagtcatcagcaaaaagacttattttatttttgactgtggTTGGTGCATCATTAATATAGATGTTGAATAAAGTTGGTCCCAAGATGGTTCCCTGGAGCACTCCACTTAATACTTCcacttcttctgaaaaaaatacctgcccattttttccaaatattctcaCCCTTTGCTTTCTCCCAGAAAGAAACTGAAGCACCCACTCTACAATTTCATTATGTATTCCAATTGCAAATAACTTGGTCCTTAGTCAACAGTGACATACTTTATTGAAGGCTTTTGCAAAATCCAAGAGAACCAAATCAACAAGGATTGCTTGATCTAGATGCTCAGTAACATAATCATACAAATCAATCAAATTAGTATAAACCAAGCATCCATGTCTGAAGCCATGCTGACTATCACTGAGCAGCTCATTAGTGGTCAGGTGTTTGACAATGTGAGTATTCATGATTCCTTCTAAGATTTTACCAGCTACAGATGTATGACTAATGAGTTGATAACTGGAAATGCTGTTGCAGCTACCCCCTTTGTGTAAAGGTGTAATGTTAGCATTCCAACAGTCTTGAGGAATCTGATACATGTTCATAAGGGGAAGGTCTATTTCCACATGAGCTTCTTTTGATACTTGTGGGTGAACTTCATCAGGGCCAACTGATTTGTTATGTTaacttaatttgttttgttatgtTATCTCACTATTatgaaattattatatatttgcacattagggggggggggggggggtaaagcatagcatatattaaatacagcaatggttagtttatgtatttaatatatgctatgctttacctccacccccctaatgtgcaaatacatagcccaagtttgtttttaagctattacagatttgcaatttcaaatatccaatcagcaaaaacagaaatgattgcaatCCTATAATGTGTAAATACAGGATATTTGGGccagaataactccataatggtgagtttatagtagttttgcaagagagaaaagatgttcaagaAGTCAAAATACATCTATTaataatagtttcatgaccctgaacaattgttcaggtaataggaacattgaccaaagtatgtcccaggaaggtatcttaaagtacccacctccactccttctccctctagagggccctgaaatttgcctacatgacaggtttatGCCTATTGAGATTTTGACAAAAccacattttaccttaattttcagttaccagttgctttttctctgcctttagttctgaaaatgtaattcctgttatttgagtagaattctgagccataggcctatatcaatgttttttttcaaaatttaggaaatgtaggctatttgcatatctttaaaaccttataaattgggactaggtaaagttgtgaagctgaaaacaattttgttgtactttattcagaggatctattttgcaaggttttacttttataatacacatatttctgaaggtcatcaaaggttggggccctctagagggaaaaggggtggaggtaggcacttcaaaacaccttccagggacatattttagcctgtagacccatccctgaaagtttcattttcctaacctaaccaatttttgagatagcaagaagtcaatcaactagaattttaccaaataggATATTACCAGATTAACCTAGCTTCACTTCTTGAGATACAGGGGGTAGGCTATATCATACAAATACTCAGATCTGAGTAGGCTATAGTGATTGGCTTATTACACTACAGCCCAGGCTAAAAATCAAGAAGAGAGCATAGTATAATAAGTAGAAACTTAGTTTTATAGCGTATAATAATCTACTATAATTACCAGTACCATCATTAAAACTTTAGTAGTTCAGTTTAAAAGGAAATATACTCCAAATTGTCAGAGAGCGTGTTCCAGCTGCgacaaaaagtaactaaaagttacggaaaagttactaaaagtaactttttccgTTCCAGCTGATGCTATTTAGCAGCTGGAACGACAGAAAAGTTACTTCAAAGTAACTTTTTCAGTAACTTTTACTAAAGATAGTTAACGAGCATCTTTAGTTAAGTAACTTAACATCATTATCATCACcagaataatatataaaacttttatagTGGCTAACAAAAGTTTGAAGACCATGAGCCTTTATGCAGGGTAGAGAATGGAACTGCAATTGTTCAAAGAACCAGTGATGGTAAACAATCTtattttgaccttaaaatgatttttacaaaaaaattcattgCTAAGTTCAAGCATTAATGTGATCTAGGCATATCTAGAGAAGCTTGGTTGAATAGTTTGTAGGGGTGAAGTCTTCAGGTCTTGCTTTAGGAAGTTTCTAATTAAATTCCTGTAATCCTTGGACAGTTGCTAGCCTATCCAGAGTCAGtggtaaattgttttgtagaggtGGCATAGCCTAGAGTGAGTAATAGGTCTAATTgtccagaaaaaaatgtatatagttcAAAGAAAGCTTAGTTCAATCTCACTTGACAGAAAGAAACACTGTGTCActctggaagctgatttaaaacattcaatgaTAATTACTTAAGCTAGCCTTGGCTAGATTGAATCCTGTAATTCATTGAAGTGCTTCAAAAAACTTTGCAGTTTATTGGTAGCCTGtaacaactttttaatattaatttatagatACATTTGTGCCCTCCTACCAAAATTTCTTGTAGGCTACTCCAGGCTTGAAAACCTAAGCTTAGGAGTTTAAGGCCTGGTGTTGCTGTTATTTTGGTTGGGATaagggtcaatggtgtgactctgtaagcttagccacagTACACCTAGCTATAATGATTAgcctacctggagaaatctagaggaaaaacttaagaagaatcaaatgttttttgcACTCAAATGAATTCAAATGAAGAATCAATGTTTTGTAACACTCCCAGCTACAGACATTGAATCAGGATATCACTTGCTGTGCAATgctgaccattggtcagcatataatttttttcttttttaagtaggcctaacttcttgctacattagaaaatagggtcaaAACCAGTAGGCTATGCAATTATGCAAAATAATGTGAAACTCAAACCCTTatgtattgctatcaaaataggaattgagaagaattgtaTACATCAACGCATaacaaaaaatctaagctatgcatcaatatTGTTGTTAGTAGGCCAGttatattgaatttaaaaaagagggaatagttgtgggaaaagtggaagtcatggccaattgtagaaaaaagccaagacagattgttgaattaagtgggcagcccagtcaagggttaaatttatccctttgattgccgttgttactgtctgccatttatgctacacctttccgtgcatgtgtgtcccttcacaaatgccaaactagagtcgtacctgttggaggttcttgCTGGGGAACACATGCAGGTTGACTACaggttaaattacttgaaaattttcctctcatggctatcactcgacaacgctgaactagagtcaaccctctcatgctaattcacggtgggttgggttcaacctgttggaggcTCTCTCTCAGGTTAATTCACGATTGCAGAAAGGGGGAAGCAgcatattgacaaatttggcaatctatttacaactgattaccccgccaaagaaatgaatatgaatggAAATAACGAGCCCAATTCaaggcctacaagggcctcctgcaATCTGCTTCaactcttatgcaagtgaacttgcattTATAAGCCAAGGGATAAGCCTACTTGtgtgttattcagaacacactcaataagtaaagttaggttcttttgtgaaacaaactatgatgcaattacatttaaattaatatttatatatagagatggttaggttaggtatttgatataatgcaccccccaccccccttcccctaatgtgcaaataaggTTTTGGAATTTAGGCTAAGAGATTGGTTAGATAAAGAGGAAATACTGAGTCCAGTACAAGTGGGATTCAGATTGACATTCAGCACTATtgaccatatttttactttggaaatattgagatggaaaaatggttggctatttgtatctttttagacCTGAGAAGTGCTTTTGATTCAGTAAATAGGAGGTTGTTAATTGAAAGCCTGTTAGAAATAGGCTTGCCGTCTTGTTTTGTAGCAATAATAGCAGCTATGTATAGGGGGGTGAAGTTTGATGTAAAGGtgatggggaaattttctagacTAGTTATGTCTCATTTGGGTGTAAACAAGGATGTACTTTATCCCCAaagcttttctccttgtttgttaatgatttagacagttttatgaaaaaataatggagccccatttgtatctttggattggttcaggctatcatgtatattatttgtagatgatatagtagtagtggtggtaatttcaactatttattccacagcctttctgattcaggggtcattcttaaagaattgggacaaaacttaagatttagtataaaaggTGAGGTATTAataaggggacaaaccccctcatatagataataaaaaaaatataagagtataaaagtttgttatgtaagttaattcttaagttatgtatattttttactaataaaaacgtttgttaaaaattaaaggttctagttgcctttttaagtaaccgaaaaattggagggcaactaggcctccttccccaccccttatttctcaaaatcatctgatcaaaactaagagaaagccatttagccaaaaaaaaattaatatgcaaatttcattttaataatttatgtgcggagagccaaaatcaaaaatgcattaattcaaaaatgttcagaaatcaaataaaaaaaatagtttttcaaactgaaagtaaggagcaatattaaaacttaaaacaaacagaaattactctttatatgaaatgggttgtcccctctgcaattccttgctctttatgctaaagtttgattctttgccacaattctactttttaaaacaattaaaaactttagcgtaaagagtgagggattgcagaggggacaacctatttcatatacggagtaatttctgttcattttaagttttaatattgctccttactttcagtttaaaaaactagttttttttttatttaatctttgtttagggattaagcatagggaatcatgtttgaggagttagcttggtaagagtttatttatgggtgtttctgaattcataaagtgtttgaaagtttgtttgcttgtatAAAGTTGCATGTGTTTGCTATGGCCTGCaggcttttttgcaaataaatcttatctatgacattttgccttttttttttcaaataaatataatacagaatttgtagaacagacagagaagttgaacaaataggcagaacaataaatgtgtttttattccctTCACTGCCTGTTTCAATACAAAAGCCAGGGATTTACTGTTTTCATTCCCTGGAAA is part of the Artemia franciscana chromosome 12, ASM3288406v1, whole genome shotgun sequence genome and harbors:
- the LOC136033464 gene encoding uncharacterized protein LOC136033464, which gives rise to MYQIPQDCWNANITPLHKGGSCNSISSYQLISHTSVAGKILEGIMNTHIVKHLTTNELLSDSQHGFRHGCLVYTNLIDLYDYVTEHLDQAILVDLVLLDFAKAFNKVCHC